One part of the Oncorhynchus kisutch isolate 150728-3 linkage group LG22, Okis_V2, whole genome shotgun sequence genome encodes these proteins:
- the LOC116356314 gene encoding uncharacterized protein LOC116356314: MAGIFNMVGFVVGVVVGVVVEVVVGVVVAVVVGDVVGEVVGLVVEVVVVDVGVVVGFDVGVVVGLVVEVVVVDVEVVVGFVVAVVVGVVVGEVVGLVVIVVVVDVGVVVGFDVGVVVGLVVEVIVVDVGVVVVFDVGVVVGLVVEVVVVDVGVVAGFDVGVVVGLVVEVVVVDVEVVVGFVVAVVVGVVVGEVVGLVVIVVVVDVGVVVGFDVGVVVGLVVEVIVVDVGVVVVFDVGVVVGLVVEVVVVDVGVVVGLVVEVVVIVVWVVVGFVVGLLVRDVVEVAVVVVGFVVRVVVGLDVGVVVAVVGVVVGVVVWEVVGLVVGVVVVDVGVVAGFDVGVVVGLVVEVVVVDVEVVVGFVVAVVVGVVVGEVVGLVVIVVVVDVGVVVGFDVGVVVGLVVEVIVVDVGVVVVFDVGVVVGLVVEVVVVDVGVVAGFDVGVVVGLVVEVVVVDVEVVVGFVVAVVVGVVVGEVVGLVVIVVVVDVGVVVGFDVGVVVGLVVEVVVVDVGVVVVFDVGVVVGLVVEVVVVDVEVVEGFVVGVVVGVVVEVVVLMLG, from the exons ATGGCAGGGATCTTCAACA TGGTAGGTTTTGTTGTTGGGGTAGTGGTAGGAGTTGTTGTTGAGGTGGTGGTAGGAGTTGTTGTTGCGGTAGTGGTAGGAGATGTTGTTGGGGAAGTGGTAGGTTTAGTTGTTGAAgtagttgtagtagatgttggggtagtggtag GTTTTGATGTTGGGGTAGTGGTAGGTTTAGTTGTTGAAgtagttgtagtagatgttgAGGTAGTGGTAGGTTTTGTTGTTGCGGTAGTGGTAGGAGTTGTTGTTGGGGAAGTGGTAGGTTTAGTtgttatagtagttgtagtagatgttgGGGTAGTGGTAGGTTTTGATGTTGGGGTAGTTGTAGGTTTAGTTGTTGAAGTAATTGTAGTAGATGTTGGGGTAGTAGTAGTTTTTGATGTTGGGGTAGTGGTAGGTTTAGTTGTTGAAgtagttgtagtagatgttggggtagtggcaggttttgatgttggggtagtggtaggtttagttgttgaagtagttgtagtagatgttgAGGTAGTGGTAGGTTTTGTTGTTGCGGTAGTGGTAGGAGTTGTTGTTGGGGAAGTGGTAGGTTTAGTtgttatagtagttgtagtagatgttgGGGTAGTGGTAGGTTTTGATGTTGGGGTAGTTGTAGGTTTAGTTGTTGAAGTAATTGTAGTAGATGTTGGGGTAGTAGTAGTTTTTGATGTTGGGGTAGTGGTAGGTTTAGTTGTTGAAgtagttgtagtagatgttgGGGTAGTGGTAGGTTTAGTTGTTGAAGTAGTTGTAATAGTTGTTTGGGTGGTGGTAGGTTTTGTTGTTGGGTTACTGGTAAGAGATGTTGTTGAAGTAGCTGTAGTAGTTGTAGGTTTTGTTGTTAGGGTAGTGGTAGGTTTAGATGTTGGGGTAGTGGTTGCAGTTGTTGGGGTAGTGGTAGGAGTTGTTGTTTGGGAGGTGGTAGGTTTAGTTGTGGGAGTAGTTGTAGTAGACGTTGGGGTAGTGGCAGGTTTTGATGTTGGGGTAGTGGTAGGTTTAGTTGTTGAAgtagttgtagtagatgttgAGGTAGTGGTAGGTTTTGTTGTTGCGGTAGTGGTAGGAGTTGTTGTTGGGGAAGTGGTAGGTTTAGTtgttatagtagttgtagtagatgttgGGGTAGTGGTAGGTTTTGATGTTGGGGTAGTTGTAGGTTTAGTTGTTGAAGTAATTGTAGTAGATGTTGGGGTAGTAGTAGTTTTTGATGTTGGGGTAGTGGTAGGTTTAGTTGTTGAAgtagttgtagtagatgttggggtagtggcaggttttgatgttggggtagtggtaggtttagttgttgaagtagttgtagtagatgttgAGGTAGTGGTAGGTTTTGTTGTTGCGGTAGTGGTAGGAGTTGTTGTTGGGGAAGTGGTAGGTTTAGTtgttatagtagttgtagtagatgttgGGGTAGTGGTAGGTTTTGATGTTGGGGTAGTTGTAGGTTTAGTTGTTGAAgtagttgtagtagatgttgGGGTAGTAGTAGTTTTTGATGTTGGGGTAGTGGTAGGTTTAGTTGTTGAAgtagttgtagtagatgttgAGGTAGTGGAAGGTTTTGTTGTTGGGGTAGTGGTAGGAGTTGTTGTTGAGGTGGTG GTTTTGATGTTGGGGTAG